A stretch of the Oncorhynchus mykiss isolate Arlee chromosome 23, USDA_OmykA_1.1, whole genome shotgun sequence genome encodes the following:
- the LOC110502848 gene encoding zinc finger protein 69 homolog B isoform X5 — translation MFCVSVFLLLLQMCNISCPSFIKYSIPLHSLRLIVPPLRLVSAAIWQTVQQRHVMDYGMLDEFVTMVTEMVPELLNLRQRAQLILGLRARLVLELCRSKPITDLQTIQPHLDRIQTLTPLWGTQATDAEVGLSESNFLGLVQTLLKDPDEREHFFQDVFPVEFGPSYDAAIQKLMWQFLSRLEKLLPVSNFQQMNILLQYHRDLGPLDNHDHPSSTDGDCILSALCLPPVERVVIATEVEKEGKSMDVKEREEGMDSRSAECEKNKRSSVSDEDDAEFVDPETGKVEPKYETVMVIGEDGMVQPFEDLSVGKKRSFKKPKIKTDKASGSHGEQMLSIINSKSNVIISSVLYQPSVDLQRVDTTNLILLPFIPVRRNRGLKMKTFLTQEQKQTDTEFSEKYTFKQCQICEKTFSRSADMKRHQQIHTGEPIQNPKQKESKVCCICGRMFADIEKLDRHKLVHNPLKCIMCENSFNGVKPLKKHYLDVHKFSGPFLCTYCEKSYTELSDLVRHERTHTLPYQCSHCPKKFKSSTTLAEHERIHTGEKCLCWECGKGFINITTLRNHMLNVHSKPEDKHSCSQCDKSYGEKRALVSHVKICHAGVRYPCTYCGKLFLSMSSLTRHDLIHTQERPFKCTESECGKGFRSPKELRVHMRYHTGERPYKCKICGKGFTQNCYITRHMRTHTGEKPYPCSVCGRNFSDLRVRKRHMMTHTGEKPYKCLKCEKAFSRTELLKAHEKKEH, via the exons ATGTTTTGCGTGtccgtttttttgttgttattgcaGATGTGCAACATTTCATGTCCTTCTTTTATTAAATACA GtattcctctccactctctgcgCCTTATAGTCCCACCACTGCGGCTGGTCTCAGCTGCCATCTGGCAGACGGTCCAGCAGAGACACGTGATGGATTATGGGATGCTGGATGAGTTTGTTACCATGGTCACAGAGATGGTTCCAGAGCTTCTGAACCTCAGACAGAGGGCCCAACTTATTCTGGGTCTTCGAGcacgg CTGGTCCTGGAGTTGTGTCGCTCCAAGCCGATCACAGACCTCCAGACCATTCAGCCACACCTGGACAGGATACAGACCCTCACACCTCTCTGGGGGACACAG GCGACTGATGCAGAGGTAGGATTATCTGAATCCAACTTCCTGGGGCTGGTTCAAACCCTTCTAAAAGACCCTGATGAGAGAGAACATTTCTTCCAG GATGTTTTTCCTGTAGAATTTGGTCCCAGTTATGATGCAGCCATACAGAAACTCATGTGGCAATTTCTTTCGAGACTTGAGAAGCTACTTCCTGTATCAAACTTCCAACAG ATGAATATCCTGCTTCAGTACCACAGAGACCTTGGCCCGCTGGACAACCATG ACCATCCATCTTCCACCGATGGGGACTGCAttctctcagctctctgtcttcctcccgtGGAACGGGTGGTGATTGCAACAGAGGTGGAGAAAGAAGGAAAAAGTATGGAtgtgaaagaaagagaagaggggatgGATAGCAGGTCCGCGGAATGTGAGAAAAACAAAAGATCCTCTGTTAGTGATGAGGATGATGCAGAGTTTGTGGACCCCGAGACAGGCAAGGTGGAACCAAAGTACGAAACGGTGATGGTTATCGGGGAAGACGGGATGGTGCAGCCTTTTGAAGATTTAAGTGTCGGGAAAAAGAGATCTTTCAAAAAGCCTAAAATAAAGACAGACAAAGCCAGTGGAAGTCATGGAGAACAAATGCTTAGCATAATCAACAGCAAGTCTAATGTGATCATATCCTCTGTGCTTTACCAACCCTCAGTGGATCTACAAAGGGTTGACACTACCAACCTAATATTATTACCTTTTATACCAGTAAGAAGAAACAGAGGGCTGAAGATGAAGACATTTCTTACACAAGAACAGAAACAAACCGACACAGAATTTTCTGAAAAATATACATTCAAGCAGTGCCAGATTTGTGAGAAGACTTTCAGTCGAAGTGCAGACATGAAGCGGCACCAGCAAATCCACACAGGGGAGCCTATCCAGAACCCAAAACAGAAAGAGTCAAAAGTGTGCTGCATTTGCGGAAGGATGTTCGCAGACATAGAAAAGCTAGACAGGCATAAGCTGGTGCACAACCCTTTGAAATGCATCATGTGTGAAAACAGCTTCAATGGTGTCAAGCCACTCAAGAAACACTATCTGGATGTCCATAAATTCAGCGGGCCATTCCTCTGCACCTACTGTGAGAAAAGCTACACTGAGTTATCAGATCTTGTCAGACACGAGAGGACTCACACTCTCCCTTACCAGTGTTCCCACTGTCCAAAGAAATTTAAATCGTCAACGACCCTTGCCGAACatgaaagaatacacacaggggagaaatgcCTTTGCTGGGAGTGTGGAAAAGGCTTTATCAACATAACAACGCTGAGAAACCACATGCTAAATGTTCACAGCAAACCTGAAGATAAACACTCCTGCTCCCAGTGTGACAAATCTTACGGGGAGAAGAGGGCATTGGTAAGTCATGTGAAAATCTGTCATGCTGGGGTGCGTTATCCATGCACATACTGCGGTAAGCTGTTTCTTAGTATGTCCTCATTGACAAGGCATGACCTGATTCACACTCAGGAGAGGCCTTTTAAATGCACAGAGTCTGAGTGCGGGAAAGGTTTCAGATCTCCAAAGGAACTGAGGGTACACATGAGATATCATACTGGAGAGCGGCCATATAAGTGCAAAATATGTGGGAAGGGTTTTACGCAAAATTGTTATATCACTCGACACATGCGAACTCATACGGGGGAGAAGCCGTATCCGTGTTCTGTCTGTGGGAGAAACTTTTCTGACTTAAGGGTACGGAAAAGACACATGATGACTCACACCGGAGAGAAGCCCTACAAATGTTTAAAATGCGAGAAAGCTTTCAGTCGGACAGAACTTTTGAAAGCACATGAGAAGAAAGAACACTGA